The sequence CCGGGAGTCGAACAGGCCGGTCCGCACCGGCCGCCCCGACAGGGCCTGCAGGGTCAACGGGGTGATGAAGCGGGTGGCAGCTTCGGTCATCACCACCTGGACCTCGGCGCCGGCCTGCCGCAGCAGCCGCACCAGCTCGGCGGCCTTGTAGGCGGCGATGCCGCCGCTGATGCCGAGCAGGATCCGGCGCCGGGACAGCGTTTGAAATTCCATCTATGCTTGCAAACTATGAAAACGATTCGCGACTGGCCCGAGGGCGAGCGCCCGCGGGAGAAACTGCTGCAACGCGGCCCCCAGGCCCTGTCCGACGCCGAACTGCTGGCGATCTTCCTGCGCACCGGCATCCCGGGAAAGACCGCCGTGGACCTGGCCCGCGAACTCTTGGCCCGCTTCGGCTCCCTGCGTGCCCTGCTTCAGGCCGACGCCAAGACTTTCACCGCCTGCAAGGGGCTGGGCAGCGCCAAATACGTGCAACTGCAGGCGGCGCTGGAGATGGCCCGCCGCCATCTGTACGAGAGCCTGCAGCGGGGCGAAGCCCTGACCTCGCCGCAGGTGACCCGCGCCTTCCTGCTGCGCCAGCTGCGCGATCAGCCCTACGAGGTCTTCGCCGCCCTGTTTCTCGACACCCGCCACCGCCTGATCGCCTACGAGCCGCTGTTCCGCGGCACCATCGACGGGGCCAGCGTCCATCCCCGCGAGGTGGCGCGCCGGGCTCTGGAACTGAACGCTGCCGCCGTCATCTTCGCCCACAACCACCCTTCCGGCGATCCCAGCCCCAGCGGCGCCGACCGCCAGATCACCGCCCGTCTGGTGCAGGCGCTGGGGCTGTTCGACATCCGCGTGCTCGACCACGTGGTGGTCGGCGACGGGGAAACCTTTTCCTTCGCCGAACACGGCTGGCTCTAGCCCTCCCCCAGCAGCCGCCGCTGGGCCTCGCGGTACTTCTCCGCGGTCTTGGCGATGATCTCCGGCGGCAACCTGGGGGCCGGGGGCCGTTTGTTCCAGCCGATGGCTTCGACGTAATCGCGCACGAACTGCTTGTCGAAGCTCGGCGGGCTGACGCCGACCCGGTACTGCTCCGCCGGCCAGAAACGGGAGGAATCCGGCGTCAGGGCCTCGTCGATCCAGTACAGTTCGCCCTTCTCGTCGAGGCCGAACTCGAACTTGGTGTCGGCGATGATGATGCCGCGCTCCAAGGCGTAGGCCGCCGCCTCGGTATAGATCCGCAAACTGACCTGGCGCACTTTCTCGGCCGTTTCCCGGCCCAGCAGTTCGACGGTGCGCTCGAAGTCGATGTTCTCGTCGTGGGTGCCGATCTCGGCTTTGGTGGAAGGGGTGTAGATGGGCTCGGGCAGCTTCTCGGCCAGGCGCAGTCCCGGCGGCAGTTCGATGCCGCAGACGCTGCCGGTGCGCTGATAATCCTTCCAGCCGGAACCGATCAGGTAGCCACGCACGATGGCCTCCACCGGCAACGGCTTCAGGCGGCGCACCACCACCGCCCGGGTTTCCACCTGGTCGCGCTCGGCCGCGTCCGGGAGAATGTCCGCCAGCGGCACGTCGAGCAGATGGTTGGGGATCAGGTGCGACAGACGCCGGAACCAGAAGCTGGACACCGCCGTCAGCACCTGCCCCTTGCGGGGGATCGGATCGGGGAACACCACGTCGAAGGCGGACAGCCGGTCGGTGGTGACGATCAGCAGACGCTCGGCGTCGATGGCATAGATGTCGCGGACCTTGCCGCGGCCCAGCAGCTTGAGGGATTTGAGATGGGATTCGAACAGGGTCTCGGGGGGCATGGGCGTTTTTTCCTGGTCGGGCAAACGTGTCATAATGCTGATTTTACTGGAGATTGCAAGCACCGATGAGCTGGTTAGGCAAAGTTTTGGGCGGCACCTTCGGTTTCATGCTCGGCGGCCCCCTGGGCGCGCTGCTGGGCGCCGTCGTCGGCCATCAGTTCGACCGCGGCCTGGGCGAGTTCGAATCGCTGCCGCGCATGGACGCCGGACAGCAGGAACGCATCCAGATGGCCTTCTTCACCGCCACCTTCTCGGTCATGGGCCATCTGGCCAAGGCCGACGGCCGCGTCACCGAGGAGGAGATCGCCGTCGCCCGCCAGATCATGGACCGCATGGACCTGCCGCCGCATCTGCGGGAAACCGCCATCCGCCTGTTCCGCGAGGGAAAGTCGCCGAACTTTCCCCTCGACGCCACCCTCGACCAGTTCCGTCAGGAAGTGGGACGGCGCTCGTCGCTGATCCGCCTGTTTCTGGAGATCCAGCTCCAGGCCGCCTACGCCGACGGCCGTCTCCACCCCACCGAGGAGCGCCTGCTGCTGCACATCTGCCAGCGGCTGGGCTTCTCCCGCTTTGAGTTCCAGGCCCTGCGCGCCTTCATCGAGGCCCAGTTGCGTTTTACCCAGGCTTACGCCCAGCATCAGTACCAGCAGCGCCACGGCCACCGTCCGCCCCCCCGGCGCCAGCAGCCCAGCCTGAGCGACGCCTACGCCCTGCTCGGCGTCTCCCCCGATGCCAGCGACGCCGAAATCAAGAAAGCCTATCGCCGTCTCATGAGCCAGCATCATCCCGACAAGCTGGTGGCCAAGGGGCTGCCGGAGGAGATGGTCAGGATCGCCACCGAAAAAACCCAGAAGATCCGCGAAGCCTACGAGATCATCCGCAACCATCGGCAACGGCGCTGAGCTGTGCTATATTAAGCGGAACCCCCCTCGATTACGGAGGCTGCCATGAACGAACTCGATCCGATCGTCGGCAACTGGTATCTGGACCTGGAAACCGATCAGAAATTCGAGGTCGTCGCCGTCGACGAGGATTCCGGCGCCATCGAAATCCAATACCACGACGGCAACATCGACGAACTGGACTTCGACGCCTGGCAGGCGCTGAACCTGGAGCCCATCGAACCCCCGGAAGACTGGGCCGCCCCCCTGGACGACGTGGAGCCGGACGACATTCCCTATTCGGAGATGGGCCTGGAGGAAGGCAGCGAGGAATGGGAAGATGAGGACTTCCCTGCCCGCGGCGATGACGACGCCTTCCACGAAGAGCGCGAATGAACGGCCGCTTCCCCTCCGAATACCGCCAGCGAATCCGCAAACGCCTGGCGTTCCTCTACGGCGAGGCGCAGGCCGAGGCGCTCACCGACCACCTGCTGGA comes from Methylomarinovum caldicuralii and encodes:
- the radC gene encoding RadC family protein → MKTIRDWPEGERPREKLLQRGPQALSDAELLAIFLRTGIPGKTAVDLARELLARFGSLRALLQADAKTFTACKGLGSAKYVQLQAALEMARRHLYESLQRGEALTSPQVTRAFLLRQLRDQPYEVFAALFLDTRHRLIAYEPLFRGTIDGASVHPREVARRALELNAAAVIFAHNHPSGDPSPSGADRQITARLVQALGLFDIRVLDHVVVGDGETFSFAEHGWL
- a CDS encoding phosphoribosylaminoimidazolesuccinocarboxamide synthase, which codes for MPPETLFESHLKSLKLLGRGKVRDIYAIDAERLLIVTTDRLSAFDVVFPDPIPRKGQVLTAVSSFWFRRLSHLIPNHLLDVPLADILPDAAERDQVETRAVVVRRLKPLPVEAIVRGYLIGSGWKDYQRTGSVCGIELPPGLRLAEKLPEPIYTPSTKAEIGTHDENIDFERTVELLGRETAEKVRQVSLRIYTEAAAYALERGIIIADTKFEFGLDEKGELYWIDEALTPDSSRFWPAEQYRVGVSPPSFDKQFVRDYVEAIGWNKRPPAPRLPPEIIAKTAEKYREAQRRLLGEG
- the djlA gene encoding co-chaperone DjlA — translated: MSWLGKVLGGTFGFMLGGPLGALLGAVVGHQFDRGLGEFESLPRMDAGQQERIQMAFFTATFSVMGHLAKADGRVTEEEIAVARQIMDRMDLPPHLRETAIRLFREGKSPNFPLDATLDQFRQEVGRRSSLIRLFLEIQLQAAYADGRLHPTEERLLLHICQRLGFSRFEFQALRAFIEAQLRFTQAYAQHQYQQRHGHRPPPRRQQPSLSDAYALLGVSPDASDAEIKKAYRRLMSQHHPDKLVAKGLPEEMVRIATEKTQKIREAYEIIRNHRQRR
- a CDS encoding DUF6763 family protein, producing MNELDPIVGNWYLDLETDQKFEVVAVDEDSGAIEIQYHDGNIDELDFDAWQALNLEPIEPPEDWAAPLDDVEPDDIPYSEMGLEEGSEEWEDEDFPARGDDDAFHEERE